One stretch of Candidatus Nezhaarchaeales archaeon DNA includes these proteins:
- a CDS encoding HAD family hydrolase, translating into MEVSEGSNGWTSMTVKAVLTDLDGTLYRSKPYEAEIKRKTLEIISEKLGVTEDHAERRLMEARKACVTLTQAIELIGVSRHYFYEELSKRLNYSKFLKPDTRIKGLMDALHAMGLKVAIITNSGRPHALKTMEALQLPPESVDALITSSDTEPKTSPKPYLKALEALGVKASEAIYMGDRVEEEVKPAKLLGMKTILVSESKVESPYVDWVIDTPFRIIDLLKDLMSG; encoded by the coding sequence GTGGAGGTAAGCGAAGGATCTAATGGATGGACCTCTATGACCGTAAAGGCCGTTCTAACAGACCTAGATGGAACCCTCTACAGGTCGAAGCCTTACGAGGCTGAGATTAAGCGTAAAACCCTTGAAATAATCTCGGAGAAGCTAGGCGTTACCGAAGATCACGCGGAGCGAAGGCTAATGGAGGCGAGGAAGGCCTGCGTAACGTTAACCCAGGCCATCGAGCTCATAGGGGTTTCAAGGCACTACTTTTACGAGGAACTCTCTAAAAGGCTTAACTACTCAAAGTTCCTAAAGCCAGACACTAGGATTAAGGGGTTAATGGATGCCCTTCACGCCATGGGGTTAAAGGTGGCCATCATAACTAACTCCGGTAGGCCTCACGCGCTTAAAACCATGGAGGCGCTCCAACTACCTCCTGAAAGCGTCGACGCACTAATAACCAGTAGCGATACCGAGCCTAAAACCAGCCCTAAACCCTACCTTAAGGCCCTCGAAGCCTTAGGGGTTAAAGCTAGCGAAGCCATCTACATGGGCGACCGCGTGGAGGAGGAAGTTAAACCGGCAAAATTACTAGGGATGAAGACCATCTTAGTTTCGGAAAGTAAGGTTGAAAGCCCCTACGTAGACTGGGT
- a CDS encoding electron transfer flavoprotein subunit beta/FixA family protein has protein sequence MSTRPRIGVLVKAALNVGQLLVEDGKPLLESTPLKISDIDRNAVEEAVRIKERLGGFISAFSALTWGPLDKRVEEGKAVLREGLAMGVDEAYLIVDGRLVGADSFLVGTAISTAIKRLGGVDVILAGEGSIDDYAGQVGPRVAEELGIPVVSYARRIDVKDKALVVERDLEGHIEVVEVKPPAFVSVTREINLPRLPTSLQVRMAFRKPLKVLSLSDLGVEAKALTSTVSLKGLQVRRKKVAIKGDDVNALAENLVKELLKEGVL, from the coding sequence ATGAGTACGCGGCCCCGTATTGGGGTACTTGTTAAGGCGGCTTTAAACGTAGGGCAACTCCTCGTTGAGGATGGGAAGCCCCTATTGGAAAGTACTCCTTTAAAGATTAGCGATATCGATCGGAACGCCGTTGAGGAGGCTGTAAGAATTAAGGAGAGGCTGGGGGGGTTTATCTCGGCTTTTTCAGCCCTTACTTGGGGTCCTCTCGATAAGAGGGTGGAGGAGGGTAAAGCGGTTCTTAGGGAGGGTCTGGCTATGGGTGTTGACGAGGCTTATCTAATAGTTGACGGAAGACTGGTTGGCGCTGATAGCTTCTTAGTGGGTACGGCTATCTCTACCGCTATTAAGAGGCTTGGAGGGGTTGACGTTATTCTTGCCGGTGAAGGCTCCATAGACGATTACGCCGGCCAGGTTGGGCCTAGGGTTGCTGAAGAGCTAGGTATACCCGTTGTTTCTTACGCTAGGAGGATCGATGTTAAGGATAAGGCTTTGGTGGTGGAAAGGGATTTAGAGGGGCATATCGAGGTTGTTGAGGTTAAGCCACCGGCTTTTGTCTCCGTTACGAGGGAGATAAACCTACCTCGCTTACCTACGTCGTTACAGGTTAGAATGGCGTTTAGGAAGCCGTTGAAGGTCTTAAGCCTTTCGGACTTAGGGGTTGAAGCTAAGGCTTTAACCAGTACGGTTAGTTTGAAGGGTCTACAAGTGAGACGTAAAAAGGTGGCTATTAAGGGGGATGACGTTAACGCGTTAGCCGAAAACCTAGTGAAGGAACTATTGAAGGAAGGCGTTCTATGA
- a CDS encoding electron transfer flavoprotein subunit alpha/FixB family protein produces MKLLTVLRFKADLELLGFAKRLMELGVNPVVEALIFGGDLEEAQDYVVRGARKVYVVEGDPRNLDWLLASILKAFELSKPDYLLLLSDKNGKEVGARVAQRLKAGSIADVVDVVRVNGEISFVRIVLSGKAISYEKSVTPTVILVSPRKFEPPPPQQQLGEVLSLKVPKPDERVKVVRIEEKRKAELKLEEAEFIVAVGRGLKRQEDLKIVQELAQLLGAQVGCTRPIAADMGWLPEWIGFSGKKVKPRLYLALGISGQTQHVTGIMDSKVVVAVNKDVKAPIFDYADYYVVSDLYEYVPALIKALKRLSRKEA; encoded by the coding sequence TTGAAGCTGCTAACCGTATTAAGGTTTAAAGCTGATTTAGAGCTTTTAGGGTTCGCTAAAAGGTTGATGGAGTTAGGCGTTAACCCCGTGGTTGAAGCCTTAATTTTCGGAGGAGATTTAGAGGAAGCGCAGGACTATGTAGTTAGGGGCGCTAGGAAGGTATACGTGGTTGAAGGTGACCCTCGAAACCTTGATTGGCTATTAGCTTCAATACTTAAAGCCTTCGAACTATCTAAGCCTGATTACCTACTGCTTTTAAGCGATAAGAATGGTAAGGAGGTTGGTGCTAGGGTTGCTCAACGCTTAAAGGCGGGGTCCATAGCGGATGTAGTTGACGTAGTAAGGGTAAACGGCGAGATAAGTTTCGTTAGAATAGTTTTAAGTGGTAAAGCGATATCCTACGAGAAGTCCGTTACGCCTACCGTAATCCTAGTTTCACCTAGGAAGTTCGAACCGCCGCCTCCACAGCAACAGCTAGGTGAAGTCTTAAGCTTAAAGGTGCCTAAGCCGGATGAAAGGGTTAAGGTCGTTAGGATCGAGGAGAAGAGGAAGGCTGAGTTAAAGCTTGAAGAGGCCGAGTTCATAGTGGCCGTCGGCCGAGGGTTAAAGAGGCAGGAGGACCTTAAAATTGTTCAGGAGCTAGCTCAGCTATTAGGGGCGCAGGTTGGCTGTACTAGGCCTATAGCCGCCGATATGGGCTGGCTACCTGAATGGATCGGCTTCTCCGGTAAGAAGGTTAAACCTAGGCTTTACCTAGCCTTAGGCATATCTGGGCAGACGCAGCACGTAACTGGGATTATGGACTCGAAGGTTGTAGTAGCCGTCAATAAGGACGTGAAGGCGCCAATCTTCGACTACGCGGATTACTACGTGGTAAGCGACCTCTACGAGTACGTTCCAGCCTTAATAAAGGCGTTAAAAAGGCTGAGTAGGAAAGAAGCTTGA
- a CDS encoding heterodisulfide reductase-related iron-sulfur binding cluster, whose translation MKAFLMIEGGQQYVEFLLLPPWTPTLFYVLTLISVGVFSYGVYRRLQGYAPPSLRSFFSAFKAKDSSLKEAFLDVFLQRRVVNEGYGALVHLPMFYSMLILGLSTLTIALDHYLVTPILRVKLLAGTFLTLFKAINDVFGGGLLIFGVLVAMWRRLFLKPKYLESKAEDYVILLLIMICALSGFMVRGVRIAVLNPSWSSWTPIGSFFAYLCVSLRLAEPNVHVALWWFHAVIALTLIAATPYTKLWHLIITPFNAYLNGKRVLGELPTPFNLKALLEGGVEGLKVGYGEVKDVPWDKRLMMDCCMNCGRCDRRCPAAESGRQLLPSGFIRRIRSKVVEGLKAKASFKIVDDAVGEDEVWSCTTCGACLYACPVRINHVDLIVELRRWLVASGKVDVKKQSLLQNLAYSNNSLGLPQADRHRWLSELNVRSLDEAPNSDYVLWLGCLASYDGRIRLVVQSLAALLEKAGVKVATLRSNETCCGDPARRLGEEGRFQEFVLTNTELFTKYNVKNLLVLCPHCYNTFKNEYPSFGVRLQVIHHSELLDNLIKTGRLKLNQRTGIITIHDPCYLSRYNAATRPYRSVLSLGLKMRIIEPERTKHETFCCGAGGANYWYDVPERERISVLRLRELVKTGANLIATQCPFCLLMLSDALKIEGLEGKVEVKDIAEIVFEAL comes from the coding sequence GTGAAGGCGTTCTTGATGATTGAAGGCGGCCAGCAATACGTCGAATTCCTATTGCTCCCACCTTGGACCCCTACGCTCTTCTACGTTTTAACGCTCATTAGCGTTGGAGTGTTTTCCTACGGTGTTTACCGAAGGCTTCAAGGTTACGCTCCTCCTAGCTTAAGAAGCTTTTTTTCAGCCTTTAAAGCTAAGGATAGCAGTTTAAAAGAGGCTTTCCTAGACGTATTTCTTCAGCGAAGGGTAGTTAACGAGGGATACGGAGCCTTAGTCCACCTTCCAATGTTTTACAGTATGCTCATACTAGGATTATCCACGTTAACTATCGCCCTCGACCACTACTTAGTAACCCCCATATTAAGGGTTAAGCTTCTCGCAGGCACCTTCCTTACGCTTTTTAAAGCTATTAACGACGTTTTCGGCGGCGGCCTACTAATCTTCGGCGTCCTAGTGGCGATGTGGAGGAGGCTTTTCCTTAAGCCTAAATACCTAGAGTCTAAGGCTGAAGACTACGTGATCCTACTGTTGATCATGATTTGCGCCCTTTCAGGCTTTATGGTTAGAGGGGTTAGAATAGCGGTACTAAACCCTTCATGGTCCTCGTGGACGCCGATAGGTAGCTTCTTCGCTTACCTGTGCGTTAGCTTAAGGTTAGCGGAGCCTAACGTCCATGTAGCCTTATGGTGGTTCCACGCGGTAATCGCCTTAACGCTCATAGCTGCTACGCCTTACACGAAGCTTTGGCACCTTATCATTACCCCCTTCAACGCCTACCTAAACGGTAAGCGGGTGTTAGGGGAACTACCAACCCCCTTTAACCTTAAGGCCCTCCTCGAAGGAGGTGTTGAAGGGCTTAAGGTCGGCTACGGTGAGGTTAAGGACGTTCCATGGGATAAGCGGTTAATGATGGATTGCTGCATGAACTGCGGTAGGTGCGATCGACGTTGCCCCGCCGCCGAATCCGGTAGGCAGCTACTTCCAAGCGGCTTCATTAGGAGGATTAGGAGTAAAGTGGTTGAAGGGTTGAAAGCTAAGGCATCATTCAAGATCGTAGACGACGCGGTAGGTGAGGATGAAGTATGGTCCTGTACAACCTGCGGAGCATGTCTATACGCGTGTCCGGTGAGGATTAACCATGTGGACCTTATCGTGGAGCTTAGGAGATGGCTAGTAGCGAGCGGCAAGGTCGACGTTAAGAAGCAAAGCCTACTACAAAACTTGGCTTACTCGAATAACTCGTTAGGCTTACCGCAAGCCGATAGGCATCGCTGGCTTTCAGAGCTGAACGTAAGGAGCTTGGATGAAGCACCTAACAGCGACTACGTTTTATGGCTAGGCTGTTTAGCCTCATACGATGGAAGAATAAGACTCGTAGTCCAATCCTTAGCGGCCTTATTGGAGAAGGCGGGGGTAAAAGTGGCCACCCTAAGGTCGAATGAAACCTGCTGCGGCGATCCAGCACGAAGGCTAGGTGAAGAGGGGAGGTTTCAGGAGTTCGTCCTCACTAATACGGAGCTCTTCACCAAGTATAACGTTAAGAACCTACTAGTACTATGCCCCCACTGCTATAATACGTTTAAAAACGAATACCCTAGCTTCGGGGTTAGGCTTCAAGTTATACACCATTCCGAGCTACTGGACAACCTAATTAAAACCGGTAGGTTAAAGCTTAACCAGCGGACAGGAATTATCACTATTCACGACCCTTGCTACCTATCTAGGTATAACGCGGCGACAAGACCTTATAGGAGCGTTTTAAGCCTAGGCTTAAAAATGCGAATCATAGAACCCGAAAGAACGAAACACGAAACATTCTGTTGTGGTGCTGGAGGAGCCAACTACTGGTATGATGTCCCCGAAAGGGAGCGGATAAGCGTATTAAGGCTTAGAGAACTAGTTAAGACTGGCGCTAACCTTATAGCGACTCAATGCCCCTTCTGCCTATTAATGCTATCGGACGCCTTAAAGATTGAGGGGTTAGAGGGGAAGGTCGAGGTTAAAGATATAGCCGAAATAGTCTTCGAGGCGTTATAA
- a CDS encoding radical SAM protein: MVRWKAVIVKPPAIATADCVGCPLKCVFCWSNAPRDNPSSIGRFYSPHEIFKGLDACAKKHGYTQLRVSGNEPTLGRDHLLRLLELVEGHGGYTFILETNGILLGYDVEYAKALSRFSRVHVRVSLKGTNSNEFAMLTGAVPEGFELQLKALKNLINAGVSCHPAVMLSFSTDEGLNELLERIKGIDVSLAENLEEEYVFLYPHVERRLKAAGITPRLAYSPSDIPKELV; the protein is encoded by the coding sequence TTGGTACGGTGGAAAGCGGTAATCGTTAAGCCGCCCGCTATCGCCACGGCCGATTGTGTAGGATGCCCTTTGAAATGCGTTTTCTGCTGGAGTAATGCTCCGAGGGATAATCCATCCTCTATTGGTAGGTTTTACAGCCCCCATGAAATATTTAAGGGGTTAGATGCATGCGCTAAGAAGCACGGTTATACGCAGTTAAGGGTTAGCGGTAACGAGCCTACGTTAGGTAGGGACCATCTATTAAGGCTTTTAGAGTTGGTTGAGGGGCATGGAGGCTACACCTTCATACTTGAGACTAATGGAATACTGCTAGGGTATGATGTGGAGTACGCTAAGGCTTTATCTAGGTTTAGCAGGGTCCATGTACGCGTAAGCCTTAAGGGGACTAATAGTAATGAGTTTGCTATGCTTACGGGAGCCGTACCTGAAGGCTTTGAGCTACAGCTTAAAGCCTTGAAGAACCTGATTAACGCTGGGGTTTCTTGTCATCCGGCTGTTATGCTTAGCTTCAGCACCGATGAAGGATTGAACGAACTCTTAGAGAGGATTAAGGGTATAGACGTAAGCCTAGCGGAAAACCTCGAAGAGGAATACGTATTCCTATATCCCCATGTTGAGAGGAGGCTTAAAGCCGCAGGTATTACGCCTAGGCTTGCTTATTCACCAAGTGACATCCCTAAGGAACTAGTATGA
- a CDS encoding CBS domain-containing protein produces the protein MGVSIPTPEELRRLRKLAKLTQKELAKRANVSQSLIARIEAGTVDPRASTLRRILNALSSSGRSLTVADIMHSPVICVKANESIRKAVELMERYGISQLPVIKNGSVIGSIQENSILKALGHSKKPEELFYQKVQTVLDEPFPMLAPSSSIEEAEALLSKGRPAILVVDKGKPVGIVTKIDVISSYKLKAREKSEGSA, from the coding sequence TTGGGCGTTAGCATCCCTACACCTGAAGAGCTTCGAAGGCTTAGGAAGCTGGCTAAGCTTACGCAGAAGGAACTCGCTAAACGCGCTAATGTAAGCCAGTCCTTAATAGCTAGGATAGAAGCTGGCACCGTTGATCCTAGGGCTTCAACCCTAAGGAGGATATTAAACGCGCTTTCATCGAGTGGGAGGTCCTTAACCGTGGCCGACATCATGCATAGCCCAGTTATATGCGTTAAGGCTAACGAAAGCATTAGGAAAGCCGTCGAGCTAATGGAGCGCTACGGCATATCACAGCTCCCGGTAATTAAGAACGGCAGCGTAATTGGCAGTATTCAGGAGAATAGCATACTTAAAGCTTTAGGCCATAGTAAAAAGCCTGAAGAACTCTTCTATCAAAAGGTTCAAACGGTCCTAGATGAACCATTCCCAATGCTAGCCCCATCATCCTCCATAGAAGAGGCCGAAGCACTCCTATCTAAAGGTAGACCAGCAATACTAGTTGTAGATAAGGGTAAACCAGTAGGTATAGTAACTAAGATAGACGTAATTAGTAGCTATAAGCTTAAAGCTAGGGAGAAATCTGAAGGATCCGCTTAA
- a CDS encoding class I SAM-dependent methyltransferase family protein, whose translation MPKRTLMVKAVENAIGREAAERVIKRLDVVGDIAIIKLPPELEAKAELIATSLLKMVKYVHVVLRYTHPTSGAYRVRGVEWLAGEKRTETLHKEYGCTFKVDLTKTFFTPRLSYERWRITRLIKPGETIINMFAGIGSFSIIAAKYKPDVEVFSIDINPEASRYAEENVKLNGVRRLVHVINGDAKSIIESSLVEAADRVLMPLPLKAYEYLEVALIALKPKGGWIHYHDFEHAYRDENPEDKVERKVRVKLNALKVEHRVEGRRIVRRVGPNWYHVSLDIRVEPKPRGLKLISGLHKDYYG comes from the coding sequence TTGCCTAAGCGGACGTTGATGGTTAAAGCCGTGGAGAATGCGATAGGACGTGAAGCAGCTGAAAGGGTTATAAAACGACTCGACGTGGTGGGGGATATAGCCATCATCAAGCTTCCCCCGGAGCTTGAAGCTAAGGCTGAGTTAATAGCTACGTCACTACTTAAAATGGTTAAGTACGTCCACGTGGTTTTAAGGTATACACATCCTACCTCGGGTGCTTATAGGGTTCGCGGGGTGGAATGGTTAGCTGGTGAAAAACGTACCGAAACCCTCCATAAGGAGTATGGATGCACGTTTAAAGTAGATCTAACCAAGACTTTCTTCACCCCTAGACTTAGCTATGAGAGATGGCGTATTACACGGTTAATTAAGCCCGGCGAGACCATCATCAACATGTTCGCCGGTATCGGTAGCTTCTCAATAATAGCCGCCAAATATAAACCAGATGTAGAAGTATTCTCAATCGATATCAACCCTGAAGCATCTCGTTACGCCGAGGAGAACGTAAAGCTAAACGGGGTTAGACGATTAGTACACGTTATTAATGGCGACGCTAAAAGCATTATTGAGTCAAGCCTAGTTGAAGCCGCGGACCGCGTTCTTATGCCACTACCATTAAAAGCGTACGAATACTTAGAGGTAGCGTTAATAGCCCTTAAGCCTAAGGGAGGATGGATTCATTACCACGACTTCGAGCATGCCTACCGCGATGAAAACCCCGAGGATAAGGTTGAAAGAAAGGTTCGCGTTAAGCTTAACGCGTTAAAGGTTGAACATCGAGTGGAAGGACGAAGGATAGTAAGACGGGTAGGCCCCAACTGGTACCATGTATCACTAGATATTAGGGTTGAACCTAAACCTAGAGGGCTTAAATTAATTAGTGGGCTCCACAAAGATTACTACGGGTAA
- a CDS encoding cyclophilin-like fold protein, which translates to MSKGSFSRLGVLEGIKVLFEFEGYGVVKGEIVRVLAPRTVEALYAALPIRSRVYRWREGVYFETSVVRGLEKPRVEVNPGDICYYARSKAVCLFHDKAKPLGGITLLGRVVENLELLPRVKSGSFVLMRVNSTF; encoded by the coding sequence ATGTCTAAAGGGAGTTTTAGTAGATTGGGGGTTCTGGAGGGTATTAAAGTTCTATTCGAGTTTGAAGGATACGGAGTTGTTAAAGGTGAAATTGTTAGGGTTTTAGCGCCTAGAACCGTTGAAGCGTTATACGCCGCCCTACCTATAAGGTCGCGCGTTTACCGTTGGAGGGAGGGAGTTTACTTTGAAACCTCGGTTGTCCGAGGATTGGAGAAGCCGAGGGTTGAAGTTAACCCTGGCGATATCTGCTATTACGCTAGGAGTAAAGCTGTATGCCTATTCCACGATAAAGCTAAACCGCTAGGAGGGATAACTTTACTGGGACGCGTAGTGGAAAACTTGGAGCTACTACCGAGGGTTAAATCGGGTAGTTTTGTGCTTATGAGGGTGAACTCGACGTTTTAA